A single Asticcacaulis excentricus DNA region contains:
- a CDS encoding Y-family DNA polymerase: MARYLSLYLPFWGTDRLRRAVGLDALPLERPLVLQSKVGSRRLVTAVDAHAHQRGVRPGMAVAKAQVLIEGLEVRDAELERDADALETLAVWALRLYSPVVAADPPDGLILDITGAAHLYGGEAALVSDMLRRLEALHITAYATVADSWGAAHALVRFAGESSLIIPACKSAEAILPLPVAALRLSAETVEELRLIGIDTIGELAAKPRAPLALRYGPDLWRRVDMAFGRLAEPIEPVHVPELISVERAFFEPIGAPDTLEKYTRRLTEALCLKLEEAGLGARRLDLHFVRVDSRIETISVGTAKPVRDVKRLSKLLIDKIETVEPGFGIDKMTLSAPLVEPLSFTQVATSFAAPSRPDVEDLWDTLSNRYGEGRLYRAVEVASDIPERSVRRLAPSASVIGSPRNARYRRPARLYRPEPVQALAALPDHPPRAFTWRGQRYSVVCADGPERVKGEWWVSEAETGKVRDYYILEAATGERFWVFRAGDGEHSGTGSLNWYLHGKFD, translated from the coding sequence ATGGCCCGCTACCTCAGCCTCTATCTGCCATTCTGGGGGACCGATCGTCTGCGCCGCGCTGTGGGCCTAGACGCGCTACCGCTTGAGCGACCTCTGGTGCTACAGAGCAAGGTCGGCAGCCGACGCCTCGTCACGGCGGTCGATGCGCACGCTCATCAACGCGGCGTTAGACCGGGCATGGCGGTGGCCAAGGCGCAGGTGCTGATCGAGGGACTTGAGGTGCGTGACGCTGAGCTGGAGCGCGACGCCGACGCGCTGGAGACACTCGCCGTCTGGGCCTTGCGTCTCTACTCACCCGTGGTGGCCGCGGATCCGCCGGATGGTCTGATCCTTGATATCACCGGCGCGGCCCATCTCTATGGGGGAGAGGCCGCTCTGGTCTCCGATATGCTGCGGCGTCTTGAGGCCCTCCACATCACAGCCTACGCCACCGTCGCGGATAGCTGGGGGGCCGCCCATGCCCTGGTGCGCTTTGCGGGTGAGTCTTCGCTGATCATTCCAGCGTGTAAGTCCGCCGAAGCGATACTGCCCCTGCCGGTCGCGGCGCTTCGCCTGTCGGCCGAGACGGTCGAGGAGTTGCGCCTCATCGGTATCGACACGATCGGTGAACTGGCGGCCAAGCCGCGCGCCCCGCTGGCGCTGCGCTATGGTCCCGACCTGTGGCGGCGCGTCGATATGGCGTTTGGGCGACTGGCCGAGCCCATTGAGCCCGTCCACGTCCCCGAACTGATCTCGGTCGAACGCGCTTTCTTTGAGCCCATCGGGGCACCTGACACGCTTGAGAAATATACCCGCCGTTTGACTGAAGCCTTATGCCTGAAACTGGAAGAGGCGGGGCTGGGGGCGCGACGGCTCGATCTGCACTTTGTGCGCGTCGATAGCCGCATCGAGACCATATCCGTCGGTACCGCGAAGCCGGTGCGCGACGTCAAGCGCCTGTCGAAACTGCTGATCGATAAGATCGAAACCGTTGAGCCGGGCTTCGGCATCGACAAAATGACCCTGTCCGCCCCTCTGGTCGAACCGCTGTCCTTCACCCAGGTCGCCACGAGCTTTGCCGCACCCAGCCGCCCGGACGTCGAAGATCTATGGGATACGCTCAGCAATCGCTACGGCGAAGGCCGACTTTACCGCGCGGTGGAGGTGGCAAGCGACATCCCGGAGCGCTCGGTCAGACGGCTCGCGCCTTCGGCATCCGTGATTGGCTCACCTCGCAATGCCCGCTATCGCCGCCCGGCGCGCCTTTATCGCCCCGAACCGGTGCAGGCGCTCGCGGCCTTGCCCGATCATCCGCCGCGCGCCTTTACCTGGCGCGGTCAGCGCTACAGCGTCGTCTGTGCCGATGGCCCTGAACGCGTCAAGGGGGAGTGGTGGGTCAGCGAGGCCGAAACTGGCAAGGTGCGCGACTACTATATCCTTGAAGCGGCCACGGGCGAGCGCTTCTGGGTCTTCCGGGCCGGTGATGGCGAACACAGCGGCACCGGCTCTCTCAACTGGTATCTGCATGGGAAGTTCGACTGA
- a CDS encoding ImuA family protein encodes MPAANPAVLSALRDRIDHIGGHSAPRRVVLPFGVPDIDTRIPKGGLAFGALHEIAGGANGAVDGAAAIAFAAGIAARSGGRVLWAYTQPDLFAPALARSGLTDDKVVFFEAGDEAAVLGACEEALRHGGLTAVVGELANLSRVASQRLLMAAEGTGTLALIVRRWRRQVDAKDFGRPTAAFTRWRVTELNSAPLPVRGVGRARWMLELIRARGGECHDFEVEACDGEGRIRLCGDAQMTNTLRAAS; translated from the coding sequence ATGCCCGCTGCCAACCCCGCCGTCCTCAGCGCTTTGCGAGACCGGATCGACCATATCGGCGGCCACAGTGCGCCCAGACGCGTCGTTCTCCCCTTCGGCGTTCCCGACATCGACACCCGTATTCCCAAGGGGGGGCTGGCCTTTGGGGCTCTGCACGAGATCGCCGGTGGCGCCAATGGCGCGGTAGATGGGGCCGCCGCCATCGCCTTTGCCGCCGGGATCGCGGCGCGCTCTGGGGGGCGTGTTCTCTGGGCCTATACGCAGCCTGATCTGTTTGCCCCGGCACTCGCCCGTTCAGGCCTCACCGATGACAAGGTCGTCTTCTTCGAAGCCGGCGATGAGGCCGCCGTGCTGGGGGCTTGTGAGGAAGCCCTGCGCCACGGCGGCCTCACCGCGGTCGTGGGCGAACTCGCCAATCTCTCCCGTGTCGCCTCGCAACGTCTTCTGATGGCGGCGGAGGGCACAGGGACGCTCGCCCTGATCGTGCGCCGCTGGCGCCGGCAGGTCGATGCCAAAGACTTTGGCCGCCCCACAGCCGCTTTTACCCGCTGGCGCGTCACCGAACTGAACTCGGCGCCTTTGCCGGTGCGCGGCGTCGGACGCGCGCGCTGGATGCTCGAACTGATCCGGGCCCGGGGCGGCGAGTGTCATGATTTCGAGGTCGAGGCCTGTGACGGGGAGGGGCGTATCCGCCTATGCGGGGACGCCCAAATGACAAACACCCTGCGGGCCGCATCTTAA
- a CDS encoding MOSC domain-containing protein: MAFHPKSSLAHLLQAPVRPGTVQWIGLRPERRGEIIAADEAHLSPEVGLIGDHYQGRSGNRHLTLIGQEDMHAIASFLGVSVQAHALRRNVVTSGINLLALKDKRFRLGEAVLEYTGECHPCSRMEETFGVGGYNAVRGHGGITARVITGGRFRVGDRLMPEIDEIPQP; encoded by the coding sequence ATGGCCTTTCATCCCAAGTCCAGTCTCGCTCATCTCCTGCAGGCTCCGGTGCGTCCCGGCACGGTGCAGTGGATAGGTTTGCGGCCGGAGCGGCGAGGAGAGATTATCGCTGCGGACGAGGCCCATCTGTCACCTGAGGTTGGCTTAATCGGTGACCATTATCAGGGACGAAGTGGCAACCGGCACCTGACGCTTATCGGCCAGGAGGACATGCATGCGATCGCAAGCTTCCTCGGCGTGTCCGTGCAGGCGCACGCGCTTCGGCGCAACGTCGTCACCTCAGGGATCAATCTGCTGGCGCTGAAGGATAAGCGCTTCCGGCTGGGTGAAGCGGTGCTCGAATACACCGGCGAATGCCATCCCTGTTCGCGTATGGAAGAGACGTTTGGTGTCGGAGGCTATAATGCCGTGCGTGGACACGGCGGGATCACCGCACGGGTCATCACGGGTGGCCGTTTTCGTGTCGGTGACCGCCTGATGCCTGAAATTGACGAAATACCGCAGCCGTGA
- a CDS encoding helix-turn-helix domain-containing protein, which produces MTDQIEEKLASLTQRQKEVMRLIARHYRDKEIARILNISEHTARAHADAVRDKLGGISRREAARFLSDHADVLGIPPEREYQSSGIAQTGHEPSSCGHPSPIGDTDDHPHASLDAPLPTVGHDAVGAHRDRAQIPGSAREGASDQRDAFGDPAGIPNHAGEARLYPDLSLRLAHGRDGVHGWLAQLNLLQWTLLTLGLTLCVVLIIGGVMGALIGIFQAIRELSGQTG; this is translated from the coding sequence TTGACCGATCAGATTGAGGAAAAGCTGGCGTCACTGACGCAGCGGCAGAAAGAGGTGATGCGGCTTATCGCCCGCCATTACCGTGACAAGGAAATCGCGCGGATTTTGAACATCAGCGAGCATACGGCGCGCGCGCATGCCGACGCCGTGCGCGACAAGTTGGGCGGCATTAGTCGGCGGGAAGCGGCCCGTTTTCTTAGCGACCACGCAGACGTTTTGGGTATCCCCCCTGAACGGGAATATCAGTCATCGGGAATAGCGCAGACCGGCCATGAACCGTCATCCTGTGGTCATCCCTCCCCTATCGGAGATACCGATGACCATCCCCACGCTTCCCTCGACGCCCCCTTACCCACAGTCGGTCACGATGCAGTGGGCGCACATCGAGACCGCGCTCAGATACCTGGCAGTGCCAGAGAAGGCGCATCTGATCAGCGAGACGCTTTCGGCGATCCGGCAGGAATACCAAACCACGCCGGAGAAGCTCGTCTTTACCCTGATCTCAGCCTGCGCCTGGCTCACGGACGAGACGGCGTCCATGGCTGGCTCGCCCAACTCAACCTCCTTCAATGGACACTTCTGACTCTGGGACTAACCCTGTGCGTCGTCCTGATCATTGGCGGTGTGATGGGGGCCCTGATCGGAATTTTCCAGGCCATTCGCGAACTCAGCGGCCAGACCGGATAA
- a CDS encoding helix-turn-helix domain-containing protein — protein sequence MSHPHFIDVQVGKRLREFREANRLSQTDLASALGITFQQVQKYESGHNRISASRLHAAACFLKVPVSDFFEGQDDIAPEGLSESEARIWAFTRTSEGQRLSRYFSQLSTPMRRSVVSVVKALLAEQKE from the coding sequence ATGTCTCATCCCCATTTCATTGATGTTCAGGTCGGCAAACGTCTTCGCGAGTTTCGCGAAGCCAATCGACTTTCCCAAACAGACTTGGCCAGTGCCCTGGGCATCACCTTCCAGCAGGTCCAGAAATACGAAAGCGGTCACAACCGCATCAGCGCCTCAAGGCTTCATGCAGCGGCGTGTTTCCTGAAAGTGCCGGTGTCCGACTTCTTTGAGGGCCAGGATGATATAGCGCCCGAAGGTCTGTCTGAGTCAGAAGCGCGTATCTGGGCCTTCACGCGCACCTCCGAGGGACAAAGGCTTTCCCGGTATTTCAGTCAGTTGAGCACGCCCATGAGACGCAGTGTTGTCTCCGTGGTCAAGGCTCTGCTCGCCGAGCAGAAAGAGTAA
- a CDS encoding endonuclease/exonuclease/phosphatase family protein, which translates to MTLKTAPWLVSGLLSLVITGGAAAQEAAPRLTVMTYNVENFFDAEDDPRTPNGSSNEVINTPAWVSAKAANVARVIQRFDFGRGPDVLVLTEVESQASLEAIKGALNNAGAAYVTAVLLDADPNRPAPKPDQRGIKVALLSKLPLANGFTPKSFPVDLTKASDCKSRDGSAGTTRDLLQVDLALQDGKTLTLFGGHLPSGGNPRVCREIAAQTIAALAAKLPQSHVILAAGDFNFNCAPEERKGLAAAFTGWVLPAQLDNVCRGNGSQFYGREKTWSYLDVITQKASGASQDWAIDPKTFRTVLTDTEQLQWDDRDQVMRPKAFRFNAETGEGSGTSDHWPIAIDLVRGGK; encoded by the coding sequence ATGACCCTGAAAACTGCCCCCTGGCTGGTAAGCGGCCTGTTGAGCCTTGTCATTACGGGCGGCGCTGCCGCGCAGGAGGCCGCACCGCGCCTGACCGTCATGACCTATAATGTCGAAAACTTCTTTGACGCCGAAGACGACCCCCGGACGCCCAATGGCTCGAGCAACGAGGTCATCAACACCCCGGCCTGGGTGTCGGCCAAAGCCGCAAACGTCGCGCGCGTCATCCAGCGCTTTGATTTCGGACGGGGGCCGGATGTCCTCGTCCTGACCGAGGTGGAAAGCCAGGCGAGCCTTGAGGCGATCAAAGGCGCACTGAATAACGCCGGTGCCGCCTATGTGACAGCGGTGCTGCTGGACGCCGATCCCAACCGTCCGGCGCCTAAGCCCGATCAGCGTGGGATCAAGGTCGCCCTTCTGTCCAAACTGCCTCTGGCCAATGGCTTTACACCTAAATCTTTCCCGGTGGATCTGACAAAGGCCTCAGACTGCAAGAGCCGCGATGGGTCTGCCGGTACGACGCGCGACCTTTTGCAGGTCGATCTGGCTCTGCAGGACGGTAAGACGCTGACCCTCTTTGGCGGACATCTGCCGTCCGGCGGCAATCCGCGCGTGTGCCGGGAAATCGCCGCACAGACGATAGCGGCCCTGGCCGCCAAACTGCCGCAGAGCCACGTCATCCTGGCGGCGGGCGACTTCAATTTCAACTGTGCGCCGGAAGAACGTAAAGGGCTTGCGGCGGCTTTTACCGGCTGGGTCTTGCCGGCACAACTGGACAATGTCTGCCGTGGCAACGGCAGCCAGTTCTATGGTCGCGAAAAGACCTGGTCCTATCTCGATGTCATCACCCAGAAGGCCAGCGGCGCGAGCCAGGACTGGGCCATAGATCCCAAGACCTTCCGCACGGTTCTGACCGACACTGAACAATTGCAGTGGGACGATCGAGATCAGGTCATGCGTCCCAAGGCCTTCCGCTTCAACGCCGAAACCGGCGAGGGGTCTGGCACCTCCGACCATTGGCCGATCGCCATTGATCTCGTTCGGGGAGGCAAGTAA
- a CDS encoding SOS response-associated peptidase, with protein MCNLYSMTSNKAAIRALARVLKSSVGNLPLFEYIGANGFGPIVRNTGEGRELAMCRWGMPSPPFTLKGKNYDAGVTNIRNTDKPYWAKWLTDPANRCLVPFTSFSEPDQVSGSNVIHWFAQSPERPLLFFAGIWTPQWTSVRKVRDGETTDDLYAFLTTTANAEVGAIHDKAMPVILTTEAECDLWMTGSWSEVQLLQRPLPDGSLSVVATGRRKDGPHLDELNSLSGGSATQDSLL; from the coding sequence ATGTGTAATCTCTACTCAATGACCAGCAATAAAGCGGCCATTCGCGCCCTTGCCCGGGTCCTTAAATCATCGGTCGGCAATCTGCCCCTGTTCGAATACATCGGCGCCAATGGGTTTGGCCCCATTGTGCGCAACACCGGCGAGGGCCGCGAACTGGCCATGTGCCGGTGGGGGATGCCCTCTCCGCCTTTCACGCTCAAGGGCAAAAACTACGATGCCGGTGTCACCAATATCCGCAACACGGACAAGCCCTACTGGGCCAAATGGCTGACGGATCCGGCAAACCGGTGCCTCGTGCCGTTTACGTCCTTCTCGGAGCCCGATCAGGTGTCCGGCAGCAATGTCATCCACTGGTTCGCCCAAAGCCCTGAGCGCCCCCTGCTCTTCTTTGCCGGCATCTGGACGCCTCAGTGGACCTCCGTGCGCAAGGTCAGGGACGGCGAGACGACGGATGACCTCTATGCCTTCCTGACCACGACGGCGAACGCCGAAGTCGGCGCGATTCATGACAAGGCTATGCCCGTTATTCTGACGACGGAAGCCGAGTGCGACCTGTGGATGACGGGCTCATGGAGCGAGGTTCAGTTGCTGCAGCGCCCCCTACCCGACGGTAGCCTAAGCGTCGTGGCGACCGGACGGCGCAAGGACGGGCCGCATCTGGATGAGTTGAATAGCCTTTCAGGTGGGTCCGCCACGCAAGATTCGTTGCTCTAG
- the trbB gene encoding P-type conjugative transfer ATPase TrbB: MLRSALGTDITAFMEDPETVEVMLNPDGRLWVDRLGRGLVETGCSLGVSAGERIIRLVADHVGVEVHKASPRLSAELPESGARFEGLLPPLVSGPTFAIRKPAGVVFTLGDYVRKGILTELQADLLRSAVLRRRNILVVGPTSSGKTTLTNALLAEVAKQDDRVILIEDTRELQCAAPNCVALRTREGTASLSDLVRSSLRLRPDRILIGEVRGAEALELLKAWGTGHPGGVGTLHAGSALGALLRLEQLIQEATVTVPRHLIAETINLIAVLEGRGLERRLSELVEVRGLGPGGEYQLFPLPHPH; encoded by the coding sequence ATGCTGCGCTCCGCGCTTGGGACTGACATCACCGCCTTCATGGAGGACCCGGAAACGGTCGAGGTGATGCTGAACCCGGATGGGCGCCTTTGGGTCGACCGGTTAGGACGCGGTCTTGTCGAGACGGGCTGCAGTCTCGGCGTTTCAGCCGGTGAACGCATCATCCGGCTTGTCGCCGATCATGTGGGGGTTGAAGTCCACAAGGCGTCACCGCGCCTGTCCGCCGAACTGCCCGAGAGCGGTGCCCGTTTTGAAGGCCTCCTGCCGCCGCTGGTATCCGGCCCCACATTTGCCATTCGCAAACCCGCGGGCGTCGTCTTCACGCTTGGCGACTATGTCCGAAAAGGCATTCTGACAGAGCTACAGGCTGACCTCTTGCGCTCTGCCGTTCTGAGGCGTCGTAACATCCTGGTGGTGGGCCCGACCTCTTCGGGCAAGACGACGCTGACCAATGCCCTTTTGGCAGAGGTCGCCAAGCAGGATGATCGTGTCATCCTGATCGAAGATACCCGTGAACTTCAGTGCGCCGCTCCCAATTGTGTTGCCCTGAGAACCCGCGAGGGCACCGCCAGCCTGTCTGATCTCGTCCGATCCTCATTGCGGCTTCGTCCCGACCGCATACTCATCGGCGAGGTCCGCGGCGCAGAAGCCCTTGAACTTCTCAAGGCCTGGGGCACTGGGCATCCCGGGGGCGTCGGCACCTTGCATGCCGGTTCGGCTCTGGGTGCGTTGCTGCGTCTGGAGCAACTGATCCAGGAAGCCACGGTCACCGTTCCCCGACATCTGATCGCCGAGACCATCAACCTCATCGCGGTTCTCGAAGGCCGGGGCCTTGAACGCCGCCTCTCAGAGCTTGTCGAAGTCCGTGGGCTTGGACCCGGCGGCGAGTATCAGCTTTTCCCCCTCCCTCACCCGCACTGA
- a CDS encoding TrbC/VirB2 family protein — MRSCSNLVTVAATTLAISAVFAAPALAAGSGMPWETPLQNILQSIEGPVAKIVSVIIIIVTGLTLAFGESSGGFRRLIQIVFGLSIAFAASSFFLTFFSFGGGALI; from the coding sequence ATGCGTTCATGTTCTAACCTCGTAACGGTCGCGGCCACGACTCTGGCCATCTCTGCGGTGTTCGCCGCCCCCGCACTCGCCGCCGGTTCCGGCATGCCGTGGGAGACACCTCTGCAAAACATCCTGCAATCCATCGAAGGGCCCGTGGCCAAGATCGTCTCGGTCATCATTATCATCGTCACGGGGCTGACGCTGGCCTTCGGCGAAAGCAGCGGCGGATTCCGACGCCTGATTCAAATCGTCTTCGGACTCTCCATCGCCTTCGCTGCCTCCTCCTTCTTTCTGACCTTCTTCTCCTTCGGCGGCGGGGCGCTGATCTGA
- a CDS encoding VirB3 family type IV secretion system protein, with protein MSAGSADNGVPPAYAAPVYRALIEPILMAGAPRALAIVNGTVAAALGLGLRLWVAGLVLGLIGHALAVWAARKDPDFVEVARRHIRLPSYFDV; from the coding sequence ATGTCGGCCGGTTCCGCAGACAACGGCGTCCCCCCCGCCTACGCGGCACCGGTCTACAGGGCTCTGATAGAGCCCATCCTGATGGCCGGCGCCCCGCGGGCGCTGGCCATCGTCAACGGCACAGTGGCCGCCGCTTTGGGGCTGGGTTTGCGCCTGTGGGTCGCAGGACTGGTTCTGGGCCTGATCGGCCACGCACTGGCCGTCTGGGCGGCACGCAAGGATCCCGATTTCGTCGAGGTCGCCCGTCGCCACATACGACTGCCCTCCTACTTCGATGTGTGA
- the trbE gene encoding conjugal transfer protein TrbE, which yields MFNLSEYRRRQTQLSDYLPWAALVASGIVLNKDGSLQRTLRFRGPDLDSAIAVELSAISQRLNSLFRRLGEGWSLCIEAQRIAASDYPQSVFDDPASALVDAERRASFEAFEAHFESRYFLTLVYLPPQDLKARGQTWLFEGGASGDTAVWDRVSVFQDQTERVRKMIEGLMPECDWLDNPGTLTYLHSTVSTRSHTVAPPEVPMHLDALLADQPLTGGLSPKLGDHHLRILSITGFPGATVPGLLDDLNRLGFAYRWSTRALLMDKVSAGKVLTRIRRQWFAKRKSVGAILKEVMTNEASALVDNDAANKAADADAALQDLGADLAGYAYVTITLVVSDADANLADEKARLLEKTIQARDCVCVNEGLNAVDAWLGSLPGHLYANVRRPPISTLNLAHLMPVSAVWAGPDHNGHLNGPPLCFAKTEGSTPFRLSLHVGDVGHTLVIGPTGAGKSVLLALLALQFRRYAGAQVFAFDFGLSLRAAGLAMGGDWHDLGEPEQGNIRLQPLRRIDETAECAWASDWLCDLLAREGIETTPDVKAHLWSALCALASAPADQRTLSGMCALIQSLPLKQALKPYCLEGPNGALLDNDADTLSLKPIQIFETQGLIGTPPAASVLAYLFHRIEGQLDGRPTLILIDEGWLALDDPTFSGRLKEWLKTLRKANASVLFATQSLADIERSAISAALIESCPSRIFLPNAAALEPGLSPLYRRFGLNDRQIEIIAYAQPRRDYYLQSPLGNRLFDLDLGEVALSLCASASKADQTDIDRIVRDHGRDAFLPAWLRFKGVEWAAALISPPAQPEPSL from the coding sequence ATGTTCAATCTCTCAGAGTACCGTAGGCGCCAGACCCAACTCAGCGACTATCTGCCCTGGGCCGCGCTCGTCGCGTCAGGCATTGTCCTCAACAAAGACGGCTCGCTGCAGCGGACACTCCGTTTCCGGGGGCCGGACCTTGATAGCGCCATCGCGGTTGAACTCAGCGCCATCAGCCAGAGACTGAACAGCCTCTTTCGGCGGCTGGGTGAAGGCTGGAGCCTGTGCATCGAAGCCCAGCGTATCGCCGCCTCCGACTACCCCCAAAGCGTGTTCGATGATCCCGCCTCAGCTCTGGTCGATGCCGAACGCCGCGCGTCCTTTGAAGCGTTTGAGGCCCACTTTGAATCCCGCTATTTCCTGACCCTCGTCTATCTGCCACCCCAAGACCTGAAGGCCAGGGGGCAGACCTGGCTGTTCGAAGGTGGGGCGAGCGGTGATACCGCCGTCTGGGACCGGGTGTCCGTCTTTCAGGATCAGACCGAACGCGTGCGCAAGATGATCGAAGGCCTGATGCCCGAGTGCGACTGGCTCGATAACCCCGGCACGCTCACCTATCTGCATTCGACCGTTTCAACGCGTTCACACACGGTGGCTCCACCCGAGGTTCCGATGCATCTGGACGCCCTTCTGGCGGACCAGCCCTTGACGGGTGGCCTGTCGCCCAAGCTCGGCGACCATCATCTGCGCATCCTCTCCATAACAGGCTTTCCAGGCGCAACCGTGCCCGGCCTTCTTGATGACCTTAACCGCCTGGGCTTTGCCTATCGCTGGTCAACGCGGGCGCTCCTTATGGATAAGGTCAGCGCTGGCAAGGTCTTAACCCGAATCCGGCGTCAATGGTTTGCCAAAAGGAAAAGCGTCGGCGCCATCCTGAAGGAGGTGATGACAAATGAGGCCTCGGCACTGGTCGACAATGACGCGGCCAACAAGGCCGCCGATGCCGATGCCGCCTTGCAGGACTTAGGTGCCGATCTCGCCGGCTACGCCTATGTCACGATCACGCTTGTCGTCTCAGACGCCGACGCAAACCTCGCCGATGAGAAGGCTCGCCTGCTCGAAAAGACGATCCAGGCCCGAGACTGCGTTTGCGTCAACGAAGGTCTCAATGCCGTCGACGCCTGGCTGGGCAGTCTGCCCGGCCATCTCTACGCCAATGTGCGCCGCCCCCCGATCTCCACCTTAAATCTCGCCCACCTTATGCCGGTATCCGCCGTCTGGGCAGGCCCCGATCACAACGGGCATCTGAATGGGCCCCCGCTCTGCTTCGCAAAGACCGAGGGCAGCACGCCGTTTCGTCTGTCGCTGCATGTCGGTGACGTGGGCCACACCCTTGTGATCGGACCTACAGGTGCGGGCAAATCCGTTCTTCTGGCCCTGCTCGCCCTGCAGTTTCGACGCTATGCGGGTGCGCAGGTTTTCGCCTTTGACTTCGGCCTATCCCTGCGCGCCGCCGGGCTGGCCATGGGCGGTGACTGGCATGATCTCGGCGAACCGGAACAGGGGAATATCCGGCTCCAGCCCCTTCGTCGCATCGATGAGACCGCTGAATGCGCCTGGGCCTCAGACTGGCTGTGTGATCTTCTCGCGCGCGAAGGTATTGAAACCACCCCGGACGTTAAGGCCCACCTCTGGTCGGCACTCTGCGCACTGGCATCGGCACCTGCTGATCAACGTACCCTCTCAGGAATGTGCGCCCTCATCCAGTCATTGCCTCTAAAGCAGGCCTTAAAGCCCTATTGCCTTGAAGGCCCAAACGGCGCGTTGCTTGATAATGACGCCGATACCCTCAGCCTGAAGCCCATCCAGATCTTTGAAACGCAAGGTCTGATAGGCACACCGCCGGCGGCCTCTGTCCTCGCCTACCTCTTTCATCGGATCGAAGGCCAGCTTGATGGCCGCCCGACCCTCATCCTGATCGACGAAGGCTGGCTGGCCCTTGATGACCCAACGTTTTCCGGACGCCTGAAAGAGTGGCTGAAGACACTCCGCAAGGCCAATGCGAGCGTTCTCTTCGCCACGCAAAGCCTCGCCGATATCGAACGTAGCGCCATTAGCGCGGCCCTTATAGAGAGTTGCCCGTCAAGGATCTTCCTGCCCAACGCCGCCGCGCTCGAGCCAGGCCTTAGCCCCCTTTATCGACGCTTTGGTCTGAACGACCGGCAGATCGAGATCATTGCTTACGCCCAGCCGCGTCGGGACTACTACCTGCAGTCCCCGCTCGGAAACCGCCTGTTCGATCTCGATCTCGGCGAGGTCGCTCTAAGCCTGTGCGCCTCAGCGTCCAAGGCCGATCAGACCGACATCGACCGCATAGTTCGCGACCACGGACGAGACGCCTTTTTGCCCGCGTGGCTTCGCTTCAAGGGCGTCGAATGGGCCGCCGCTCTCATCTCTCCCCCCGCGCAACCGGAGCCTTCCCTATGA
- the trbJ gene encoding P-type conjugative transfer protein TrbJ → MTSHPSRRSLLGVPLLGLLTGGLLPSLASAQIVVFDPSTYAQTVLTATRALQQINNQIASLRNQAQSLINQARNLTALPYSALSELQATLAKTRALISQAQNIAYEVRSIDETFKKLYSLEALTGTDRALVENAKARWKTTVGGLQDAMRLQATVMGNLSANQTQMAALVTASQSADGALSATQAGNQILALQVQQLNDLTALMAANARAQNIKAADDAAAAAEAQEKRKRFLQRRKGYAPGSAKMFYED, encoded by the coding sequence ATGACCTCCCACCCGTCACGCCGGTCTCTTCTCGGCGTTCCTCTTTTGGGTTTGCTGACAGGCGGTCTTTTGCCGTCGCTGGCATCGGCTCAGATAGTGGTCTTTGATCCCAGCACCTATGCCCAAACGGTTCTGACCGCGACCCGCGCCCTGCAGCAGATCAATAACCAGATCGCATCGCTGCGCAATCAGGCGCAGTCTCTGATCAATCAGGCCCGCAATCTCACGGCCCTGCCCTACTCGGCTCTGTCTGAATTACAGGCCACGCTGGCCAAGACCCGCGCCCTGATCTCGCAGGCCCAGAACATCGCCTACGAGGTCCGCTCAATCGATGAGACCTTCAAAAAACTCTACAGCCTTGAGGCCCTGACGGGCACCGACAGGGCCCTCGTTGAGAACGCCAAGGCACGCTGGAAGACGACCGTTGGCGGGCTGCAGGATGCGATGCGATTACAGGCCACCGTCATGGGAAACCTGTCTGCCAACCAGACACAGATGGCGGCCCTTGTTACCGCTAGTCAGTCGGCCGACGGCGCCTTATCGGCCACACAGGCCGGCAACCAGATCTTGGCCTTGCAGGTCCAGCAGCTCAATGACCTCACCGCCCTGATGGCCGCCAATGCGCGCGCTCAAAACATCAAGGCTGCGGACGACGCCGCGGCGGCGGCGGAAGCGCAGGAGAAGCGCAAACGCTTTCTGCAGCGCCGCAAGGGCTATGCGCCCGGCTCAGCCAAGATGTTCTACGAGGACTGA